In Fervidobacterium nodosum Rt17-B1, one genomic interval encodes:
- a CDS encoding alpha/beta fold hydrolase — MKEKRTKRLFSALILLAILVVLFVWLFNYLNYKPEEIVKNYLVSSEKVSVKIEREFIVFSPVSSTDKTKIDIIFYPGGFVYPEAYSPLCYKISENGYRVFLAKMPLNLAVLKPNIAGEIVKEYNLKKVVLAGHSLGGAMAAKFAYDNPDKVTGLILLGAYPAKQNNLSNSNIKVLSLFGELDGLATVEKIEKYKELLPKDTKYFMILGGNHSNFGYYGFQKKDNPSKITKEEQQSIILEKILEFLDKL; from the coding sequence ATGAAAGAAAAAAGAACAAAAAGATTATTTAGTGCTTTAATTTTATTAGCAATTTTAGTTGTTTTGTTCGTATGGTTGTTTAATTATTTGAATTATAAACCAGAAGAAATTGTCAAAAATTACTTAGTTTCAAGTGAAAAAGTTAGCGTAAAAATTGAAAGAGAATTTATCGTATTTTCTCCAGTAAGTTCAACAGACAAAACGAAGATAGACATTATTTTCTATCCCGGGGGTTTTGTGTATCCAGAAGCTTATTCGCCATTATGCTATAAAATTTCTGAAAATGGCTACAGGGTATTTTTAGCCAAAATGCCATTAAACCTTGCTGTATTAAAACCAAACATCGCGGGTGAAATTGTAAAAGAATACAATTTGAAGAAAGTGGTTCTTGCTGGTCATTCATTAGGCGGTGCTATGGCCGCAAAATTCGCATACGATAATCCAGATAAAGTAACTGGATTGATTTTGCTTGGAGCCTATCCAGCAAAGCAGAATAATCTGTCCAACTCAAATATTAAAGTTTTATCATTATTTGGAGAACTCGATGGGCTTGCCACTGTTGAAAAAATTGAAAAATACAAAGAATTGCTTCCAAAAGACACAAAGTACTTTATGATTCTTGGTGGGAATCACTCAAATTTTGGATATTACGGCTTTCAAAAAAAGGATAATCCTTCGAAAATAACGAAGGAAGAACAGCAAAGTATAATTTTGGAAAAAATTTTGGAATTTTTAGATAAGCTCTAA
- a CDS encoding GIY-YIG nuclease family protein, with product MKGSYILVLELSEDRKIYKWDLKRGLYVYVGSAMNNMEKRIQRHLSSKKKFHWHIDYLLEHATVKYIFMISSNKKIEEEISKQFSKEFSGPKGFGSTDLDVETNLYYIDDFEKFMRLVSEYLNSILH from the coding sequence ATGAAAGGAAGCTACATTTTAGTTTTAGAGCTTTCCGAAGATAGGAAAATTTACAAGTGGGATTTAAAAAGAGGTTTGTATGTCTATGTAGGTTCAGCTATGAATAATATGGAAAAAAGGATACAAAGGCATCTTTCATCTAAAAAGAAGTTTCATTGGCATATTGATTATCTTTTAGAACATGCAACCGTGAAATATATTTTTATGATTTCATCGAACAAAAAAATTGAAGAAGAAATATCAAAACAATTTTCAAAAGAATTTTCTGGACCAAAAGGATTTGGTAGCACTGATTTAGATGTAGAAACAAACTTATACTACATAGACGATTTTGAAAAATTTATGAGATTGGTTTCAGAATATTTGAATTCTATATTACATTAA
- a CDS encoding DUF58 domain-containing protein, whose translation MNANSAAKQVEVNKKIWAKYSPFLYFLLFALFVVNIFWLNKYIILADALVIYVFYDYFRKKRVVEEIEISVDARGRVFANEEFYIKFKIKSPYYVKLTLTPPLIINKEPKFIELFPNKEEEVIYSSKLGTRGTKKLGAYSIKISGFGNLFALIRNEFIDSDIKVLPSMEEVNVFLERILEAIPVLKSNYKLSEDVSYIKDLRDYNNEPLNKIHWKNSAKYDKLIVKDYEYAGTANLYILLDLNLPGAIYSKNAWLYIRKKYEEDAIKATTGLIHYFSTKHEKINLLLSDKKGFRKIIEKDYVIYFDYLSDAEGTIENEKDTTDFVAELLTTVQPVDTVIIISMFLTKEEVKKIIELRGRCGRVIVLVMPYGYRDEKTKKFKSYYDVPIEIRELYKYAKVLRDENVIVEIWHENVSLNEGLINIQEEW comes from the coding sequence ATGAACGCAAATAGTGCAGCTAAACAGGTTGAAGTTAATAAAAAAATTTGGGCAAAATACTCACCGTTTCTGTATTTTCTTTTATTTGCATTGTTCGTTGTGAACATATTTTGGCTCAACAAGTACATTATTTTAGCTGACGCATTGGTAATTTATGTGTTTTATGATTACTTCAGAAAGAAAAGGGTAGTTGAGGAAATTGAAATATCTGTAGATGCCCGTGGTAGAGTATTTGCAAACGAAGAGTTTTACATTAAGTTCAAAATAAAATCACCATATTATGTAAAACTTACCTTAACTCCACCATTGATTATAAACAAGGAGCCGAAATTTATAGAACTATTTCCGAATAAAGAGGAAGAAGTAATTTACTCATCTAAACTTGGCACAAGGGGAACGAAAAAATTAGGAGCTTATTCCATAAAGATAAGCGGTTTTGGTAATTTATTTGCATTGATTAGAAACGAATTTATAGATTCTGACATAAAGGTGCTTCCTAGTATGGAAGAAGTCAACGTTTTTCTGGAAAGAATACTTGAGGCCATACCTGTGTTAAAGAGTAATTACAAACTATCTGAAGATGTGTCTTACATAAAAGACTTAAGGGATTACAACAATGAACCTTTAAACAAAATCCATTGGAAAAACTCCGCTAAATACGATAAGCTTATAGTTAAAGATTACGAATACGCAGGAACGGCAAATTTATACATATTACTCGATCTAAACCTTCCCGGTGCGATATATTCGAAAAATGCTTGGCTTTACATACGCAAAAAATACGAAGAGGACGCCATAAAAGCTACAACAGGTTTGATACATTACTTCTCAACAAAACACGAAAAAATTAATTTGCTTTTATCCGATAAGAAAGGTTTTAGAAAAATAATAGAGAAAGATTACGTAATTTACTTCGATTATCTTTCCGATGCGGAAGGAACAATAGAAAATGAGAAAGACACAACGGATTTTGTAGCTGAGTTACTAACGACAGTTCAGCCCGTTGATACGGTGATAATCATAAGTATGTTTTTGACCAAGGAAGAAGTAAAAAAGATAATAGAACTTAGAGGGAGATGTGGAAGAGTTATAGTACTTGTGATGCCTTACGGATATCGAGACGAGAAAACCAAAAAATTTAAATCGTATTATGACGTACCGATAGAAATCAGAGAACTTTATAAATACGCGAAAGTTCTGAGAGACGAGAATGTGATAGTAGAGATATGGCACGAGAATGTAAGTTTGAATGAAGGTTTAATCAATATCCAAGAAGAATGGTGA
- a CDS encoding PQQ-binding-like beta-propeller repeat protein: MESTKMIITLLIILLSIQSLIFSIDYVLYGHKDTIWEIVSDGKNIYSVGADGMLKVWDEKLRIIQSFSTHDSWARCVAVNDKYIAVGGYKPDNTIKVFDKISGSLLYNLTGHSASIFSLIFYKDYLISGSSDNSIIIWKDFKIMKILKIHDSWVRKVSVINDKLISGDENGRLNIVDFKNFKLLKTYELKSMIISFISFNDNIFIGTSNGELYKVELKNLKISLLKKLENDIYAIHVIDNKLFISQLGDVMVIDLNTLKEIKKFSVSPSEITSITYLDNLLFLSNRQGEIFAYTPEGKYISKSSRHFYSAMKLALDEKYLYVARENGLLESYERNTSKKIWNYQFSTPIRSIYVYKQNIAVTTSNGELALLNNGKITQLIKLNNVGISMIQYNDNLIIGGYEILYSYSAGKLDKILELKNKWITALDYDKTISDKLFIGTNTGEIFEYNLKTKKLSEIFQLPSVVVKLMYKNSSIIALYLDGTVAEINKDNIKSYKSSVLPLYDGILENSKLVLVGENLKIDNKEINFESQIVSIVASKSSIYIGLSNGRVIEMQNYNPVRQFSSQIGKISTLFAGEIVISGHEDGKITIWEKDKDGNYVITKILDDHLDSVKKIVKYKDKIFSASSDRTIKVWDLKSGKLLNTLAGHKGYVWSLYITGDYLISGGWDGRVIVWDINSYKPVKIYETGFSITDIWSNSKDEIYVSSLEGYVAKVSPNGIVKKKISKDTLWSIDSFSGKIVNIYTAGWDGNVYVLNRDLEVIKTHKCHNSTVFKIMIFRNNIVTAGSDNTIKIWNNDFKLIMEYSNFRQSILSIAISDLTGEIITTNGERIIVVK; this comes from the coding sequence ATGGAATCAACCAAAATGATAATTACTCTTTTAATCATTCTATTATCAATTCAAAGTCTAATCTTCAGCATTGATTACGTACTTTACGGGCACAAAGATACCATTTGGGAGATTGTTTCAGATGGTAAGAATATATATTCAGTTGGCGCGGATGGAATGTTGAAAGTTTGGGATGAAAAATTGCGAATTATTCAAAGTTTTTCCACCCATGATTCTTGGGCTCGGTGCGTCGCTGTTAATGATAAATACATAGCGGTTGGAGGGTATAAGCCGGACAATACGATAAAGGTATTTGATAAAATCTCTGGAAGTCTTTTATACAATCTCACAGGTCACAGTGCATCAATTTTTAGCCTAATTTTTTATAAAGATTACTTGATATCAGGTAGTTCAGATAACAGTATAATTATTTGGAAAGATTTTAAAATAATGAAAATTTTGAAAATACACGATAGTTGGGTAAGGAAAGTATCTGTAATCAACGATAAATTAATTAGTGGTGATGAGAACGGCCGATTAAATATCGTTGATTTTAAAAATTTTAAATTGCTTAAGACGTATGAACTAAAAAGTATGATAATATCTTTTATTTCATTTAATGATAATATCTTCATTGGAACGTCTAATGGAGAGCTGTACAAAGTTGAACTGAAAAATCTTAAAATAAGTTTGCTGAAAAAACTTGAGAATGATATATACGCAATTCACGTAATAGATAATAAACTATTCATTTCTCAGCTTGGTGACGTTATGGTAATTGATTTAAATACCTTAAAAGAGATTAAAAAATTCTCCGTTTCTCCTTCAGAAATAACCTCAATCACTTACCTCGATAATCTTCTTTTCTTATCCAACCGTCAAGGCGAAATTTTCGCATACACACCGGAAGGAAAGTATATTTCAAAATCCTCAAGGCACTTTTATTCCGCTATGAAATTAGCATTAGATGAAAAATATTTATACGTCGCAAGAGAGAATGGTTTATTAGAATCCTACGAGAGAAATACAAGCAAGAAGATATGGAATTATCAGTTCAGTACTCCAATAAGAAGTATTTATGTTTACAAGCAAAATATCGCAGTTACAACATCTAACGGCGAGTTAGCGCTTTTAAATAACGGGAAAATCACACAGTTAATTAAGCTAAACAACGTCGGTATCTCGATGATTCAGTATAACGATAATTTGATTATAGGCGGTTATGAAATATTGTACAGCTATTCAGCTGGTAAGTTAGATAAAATCCTTGAGTTGAAAAATAAATGGATAACCGCTCTTGATTATGATAAAACTATTTCAGACAAGTTATTTATTGGCACAAATACGGGCGAGATATTTGAATACAATCTGAAAACAAAAAAGCTTTCTGAAATATTCCAATTGCCAAGTGTTGTAGTCAAGTTGATGTATAAAAATAGTTCAATAATTGCTCTTTACCTTGATGGAACTGTTGCTGAAATAAATAAAGACAATATTAAATCTTACAAATCAAGTGTTCTCCCACTTTACGATGGCATTTTAGAAAATTCAAAACTTGTTTTAGTAGGTGAAAACCTAAAAATTGACAACAAAGAAATAAATTTTGAATCACAGATAGTTAGTATCGTTGCTAGTAAAAGTTCAATATACATTGGCTTATCAAATGGAAGAGTTATAGAAATGCAAAATTACAATCCGGTTCGCCAGTTCTCATCACAAATTGGTAAGATTTCCACGCTATTTGCAGGTGAAATAGTTATATCCGGTCACGAGGACGGTAAAATCACCATATGGGAGAAGGATAAAGACGGCAATTACGTTATCACTAAAATTTTGGATGACCATTTAGATAGTGTGAAGAAAATCGTAAAATACAAAGATAAGATATTCTCTGCCTCAAGTGATAGGACGATAAAAGTATGGGACCTAAAAAGTGGGAAATTATTAAACACATTAGCTGGTCATAAAGGCTATGTTTGGAGCTTATATATTACTGGTGATTATTTAATTAGCGGAGGGTGGGACGGAAGGGTCATAGTATGGGATATCAATAGTTACAAACCAGTGAAAATTTACGAAACAGGGTTTTCTATAACCGATATTTGGTCAAATTCTAAAGATGAAATATATGTATCTTCATTAGAAGGTTACGTTGCAAAAGTTTCCCCAAATGGTATCGTTAAGAAAAAAATATCTAAAGATACACTATGGTCTATAGATAGCTTTAGTGGTAAAATAGTAAATATCTACACAGCTGGATGGGATGGAAATGTTTATGTTTTAAATAGAGATTTAGAAGTAATTAAAACACATAAGTGTCATAATTCTACGGTATTTAAAATTATGATTTTTAGAAATAATATAGTAACGGCTGGGTCTGACAATACGATTAAAATATGGAATAATGATTTCAAACTTATTATGGAATATTCAAATTTTAGGCAATCAATTCTTTCAATAGCAATCTCAGATTTAACCGGCGAGATAATAACAACAAATGGAGAAAGAATTATCGTTGTAAAATAA
- a CDS encoding NUDIX domain-containing protein, with amino-acid sequence MEKTITTSVIFNGMLLRVLKDEVVLENGVVTTREYVQHPGAVAVVPVTDDGKIILVEQYRYPIKQMLLEIPAGKFDKPGENPLECAKRELEEETGYRAQEYTYLGYIHTTPGFSNEVIHLYLARKLYKGTFTMDPDEDEILKVHIKDFDETVQKCINGEITDVKTIVGIMRAYFKLRGEK; translated from the coding sequence ATGGAAAAGACGATAACTACTTCGGTGATATTTAACGGTATGTTACTAAGGGTTTTAAAAGATGAAGTTGTACTCGAAAATGGCGTTGTAACAACAAGGGAATACGTTCAACATCCTGGCGCAGTAGCAGTTGTACCGGTAACTGACGATGGAAAGATAATACTAGTTGAGCAATACAGATACCCAATAAAACAGATGCTCTTAGAGATTCCCGCAGGGAAATTTGATAAGCCTGGAGAAAATCCGTTGGAATGCGCAAAGAGAGAATTGGAAGAAGAAACGGGCTACAGAGCTCAAGAATACACGTACCTCGGATATATACACACAACACCAGGCTTCTCTAATGAAGTTATTCATTTATACTTAGCAAGAAAACTTTACAAAGGCACTTTTACAATGGATCCTGATGAGGATGAAATTTTAAAGGTACACATTAAGGATTTCGATGAGACAGTACAGAAATGTATTAATGGAGAGATAACCGATGTCAAAACAATAGTAGGGATTATGAGAGCATATTTTAAATTAAGAGGTGAGAAGTAA
- the fliS gene encoding flagellar export chaperone FliS: MDYLEQMVMTASPAKLIELLIEKAISVLEEAKVFIDEKDYVKANEKIVRAQDIVMELNLALDLEKGGDIAKSLRALYNYMYRTLVEANIKKDKDMIDDVKTLLSDLLSTWREAMKLAGSTASQIDVNKPRINLSF; encoded by the coding sequence ATGGATTATTTGGAACAGATGGTAATGACAGCAAGCCCTGCTAAACTTATAGAACTTTTGATTGAAAAAGCTATAAGTGTACTTGAAGAAGCAAAAGTTTTTATTGATGAAAAAGATTACGTAAAGGCTAACGAAAAAATCGTTAGAGCACAAGATATAGTTATGGAACTTAATTTGGCACTCGATTTGGAAAAAGGTGGAGATATCGCAAAAAGCCTTCGCGCTCTGTACAATTATATGTACAGAACACTCGTAGAAGCTAACATAAAAAAAGACAAAGATATGATTGATGATGTAAAAACGCTCCTCTCAGATTTACTCTCCACTTGGCGAGAGGCTATGAAACTTGCTGGAAGTACCGCAAGTCAGATAGATGTTAACAAGCCAAGAATTAATTTGAGCTTTTAA
- a CDS encoding chemotaxis protein CheW translates to MELKFLTFHLDKEIFAINIMKVERVKEYEKTTKMPNIAEYVEGIINLMGEIVPIINLRKKFMLPDFENKEKTKIIVVKLENNKKVGFLVDDVREVLTVTEDKIDEPPAHIGGMSNVKFISGVIKLENEMILTLEVDNLLTSEEKLALANI, encoded by the coding sequence ATGGAACTCAAATTTCTAACATTCCATCTTGACAAAGAAATTTTTGCAATTAACATAATGAAGGTAGAAAGGGTAAAAGAGTACGAAAAAACAACAAAAATGCCAAATATAGCTGAATACGTTGAAGGAATCATAAACTTAATGGGTGAGATTGTTCCAATAATAAACCTTCGCAAAAAATTTATGCTACCGGATTTCGAAAATAAAGAAAAAACTAAGATAATAGTTGTAAAATTGGAAAATAATAAGAAAGTAGGTTTTCTTGTCGATGATGTTAGAGAAGTACTAACAGTTACAGAAGATAAAATAGATGAGCCTCCTGCGCACATCGGTGGTATGTCAAATGTAAAATTTATCTCTGGAGTTATAAAATTAGAGAACGAAATGATTTTAACTCTCGAGGTTGATAATCTACTAACAAGTGAAGAAAAACTTGCGCTCGCAAATATTTAA
- a CDS encoding DUF5693 family protein, giving the protein MKIHIFPKNEKYVEILITVFSVILLLSIFFRVPIDKENTAVTFFFEDDSRVLFYTGNEKIEDNVELIIPMGDIKESPQDFLKKVNGKYVGNMEFYGTTDFVKEFYKKTGYKKIVKVHYIKPEEIPKYDAFRLFKRFWRAVVERSVEVIVVPNSETSVEAYKIFSNFFQVSMRIPKPDDTTWNNKIFGILLGIYVTLQMPFAVLSFLFFKDYWFYVSLVSILGTIGCYFSAKNNFFRIVNFALLGILTNFSLYSFQYLNDLEIYRGVKISLVLLPSLLAVIIFTKLGKENIFKKSHIITFSIIGLLSISYMILRSGNYGFVTKFEEDIRLLLENIFIVRPRTKEIIFIPILLLSTEFENAFTKALFSFFGTFALVSIFNSFCHIKAPIYVLTYRETITILIGVTIYFFVVTFIKLINIWTGKE; this is encoded by the coding sequence TTGAAGATACACATCTTTCCAAAAAACGAGAAATATGTCGAAATACTGATTACAGTGTTTTCCGTTATTTTATTACTCTCTATATTCTTTCGAGTTCCAATAGATAAAGAAAACACCGCTGTTACTTTTTTCTTTGAAGATGATAGCCGCGTACTTTTTTACACTGGTAATGAAAAAATAGAAGATAATGTTGAATTGATAATTCCAATGGGAGATATCAAAGAATCTCCGCAGGATTTCTTAAAGAAGGTAAACGGTAAATACGTTGGGAATATGGAATTTTACGGCACGACAGATTTTGTCAAAGAATTTTACAAAAAGACAGGTTACAAGAAAATTGTAAAGGTTCATTATATAAAGCCCGAAGAAATACCAAAGTATGATGCTTTCAGACTTTTCAAAAGGTTTTGGAGGGCGGTTGTTGAAAGAAGTGTTGAGGTTATAGTTGTACCAAATTCTGAGACTTCTGTAGAAGCGTACAAAATCTTTAGTAATTTCTTTCAAGTGAGTATGCGAATACCTAAACCAGACGATACGACTTGGAATAATAAGATTTTTGGAATATTGTTAGGAATATACGTAACACTTCAAATGCCTTTTGCAGTTTTGTCTTTTCTTTTCTTTAAGGATTATTGGTTTTACGTTAGTTTAGTGAGTATACTTGGAACTATTGGTTGTTATTTTTCGGCAAAAAATAATTTCTTTAGAATAGTGAACTTTGCTTTATTAGGAATCCTTACTAACTTTTCTTTGTATTCATTTCAATATCTTAATGACCTTGAAATTTACCGTGGGGTAAAAATTTCACTTGTATTGTTACCATCGTTATTGGCTGTGATTATTTTTACGAAGTTAGGTAAAGAGAATATTTTCAAAAAAAGTCACATTATAACTTTTTCAATAATTGGCTTACTGAGTATTTCGTATATGATTTTAAGAAGTGGAAATTATGGTTTTGTAACAAAGTTTGAAGAAGATATTAGACTTCTACTGGAGAATATATTCATCGTAAGGCCGCGAACAAAAGAAATTATTTTCATACCTATACTATTGTTGTCAACGGAGTTTGAAAACGCATTTACAAAAGCACTATTCTCATTTTTTGGAACTTTTGCTCTTGTTTCGATTTTTAACTCGTTTTGTCACATAAAAGCGCCAATATATGTTTTGACTTACCGTGAAACTATTACAATACTAATTGGTGTAACTATTTACTTCTTTGTAGTTACTTTTATAAAGCTCATAAATATTTGGACAGGAAAAGAGTGA
- a CDS encoding RluA family pseudouridine synthase, giving the protein MKERDNRNDLQNNSNVKVWTVNESNYFSRVDKFLRKMLKNVPLSAIYKFLRTGKVKINGKKVKDPSTKLNIGDVIELIEESLDNYSREYLELKPVKMDLDIIYEDELIIAINKPAGVSVHPGKNVNKPSIIEGLIHYGKENGFEPFLVHRLDKETSGVLIVAKDRSVARELSEIISSRNVEKIYNALVFGKVQKVTINTPIDGQDAVSHIIPIEYFRVKLNGISVELSFLEVEIETGRKHQIRKHLSSINCPIVGDKDYGNFRLNREFSKNFGLKRHFLHCKQMKFVFNGRNYNILAQLPKDLTTVIKYLNAESGKD; this is encoded by the coding sequence TTGAAAGAGAGGGATAATAGAAACGATTTACAAAATAATTCCAATGTAAAAGTTTGGACTGTAAATGAGAGCAATTACTTTTCAAGAGTAGATAAATTTTTAAGAAAAATGCTGAAGAATGTACCATTAAGTGCAATTTACAAGTTTTTACGTACAGGTAAGGTAAAAATAAACGGTAAAAAGGTAAAAGACCCTTCAACCAAGTTAAACATTGGTGATGTTATAGAATTAATTGAAGAGTCTTTAGATAATTACAGTCGAGAATACTTAGAGTTAAAGCCTGTAAAAATGGATTTAGATATTATTTACGAAGATGAGCTTATAATTGCTATAAATAAGCCTGCCGGGGTATCAGTGCATCCAGGAAAGAATGTTAATAAGCCTTCCATTATTGAAGGGCTTATACATTATGGTAAAGAAAATGGTTTTGAACCTTTCCTTGTACACAGGTTAGATAAAGAGACATCCGGTGTGTTAATTGTTGCAAAGGATAGAAGTGTGGCAAGAGAGCTAAGTGAAATTATCTCTTCACGAAATGTTGAAAAAATATATAATGCTTTGGTTTTTGGTAAGGTGCAGAAAGTCACAATAAACACGCCTATAGATGGTCAAGATGCTGTAAGCCACATAATTCCAATCGAATATTTTAGAGTTAAATTGAATGGTATAAGTGTTGAGTTAAGTTTCCTTGAAGTTGAAATAGAAACAGGAAGGAAGCACCAAATTAGAAAACACCTTTCATCAATAAATTGTCCAATAGTTGGCGATAAAGATTATGGAAATTTCAGATTAAACAGAGAATTTTCAAAGAATTTTGGTTTGAAAAGGCATTTTCTTCATTGTAAACAGATGAAATTTGTTTTCAATGGAAGAAATTATAATATCTTGGCCCAGCTTCCCAAAGATCTTACCACAGTTATTAAATATCTTAATGCGGAGAGTGGTAAAGATTGA
- a CDS encoding 5'-methylthioadenosine/S-adenosylhomocysteine nucleosidase: protein MVVVTGVLKEEIVGVFRELLPLLENGELIKRNFSRGIIGGNEVVTIYGFIGKVESAMITQAIIDKFNPKYIIHCGSAGAIDPNLKIGDIVCGTTYYEHDFQGGNIMPIEASNVLLEKIADVYKYVAFGPMVSGDLIVSDKKMKEMLYDKYKALAVDMDSAAISKVCKENGVEFCSLKVIVDTSEEQAHTEYEQNFRKFSSLPSTIVSELLDKHIL from the coding sequence ATGGTAGTTGTAACCGGTGTACTTAAGGAAGAAATAGTAGGTGTTTTCAGAGAATTGCTCCCGCTTCTTGAAAATGGTGAGTTAATTAAAAGAAATTTTTCAAGAGGAATCATTGGCGGAAATGAAGTTGTGACGATATATGGTTTTATAGGTAAAGTTGAAAGCGCTATGATAACTCAAGCGATAATAGATAAATTTAATCCTAAGTATATTATACATTGTGGTTCTGCTGGAGCAATAGATCCGAATTTAAAGATAGGTGATATTGTGTGTGGTACCACCTATTACGAGCATGATTTTCAAGGTGGCAATATTATGCCAATAGAGGCTTCAAACGTACTTCTTGAGAAAATTGCTGATGTTTATAAATACGTTGCTTTTGGTCCAATGGTTAGTGGGGATCTTATTGTAAGTGATAAAAAAATGAAGGAGATGCTTTATGATAAATACAAAGCTTTAGCAGTCGATATGGATAGTGCCGCAATATCGAAGGTATGTAAAGAAAATGGGGTGGAATTCTGCTCTCTAAAGGTTATCGTTGACACCAGCGAAGAACAAGCACACACTGAATATGAACAAAATTTCAGAAAATTCTCAAGTCTTCCATCGACAATAGTTTCCGAGCTTTTGGATAAACACATATTATAG
- a CDS encoding chemotaxis protein CheX, translated as MDVRIINSVLTSAQNTYEMVLQLKTNFGKPQAVKDVVPKYNIVTVIGFTGDIEGNFIYSFSEATALKIVSKMMGMEYGTLDELALSAIGELGNMTSGSIAMNLEKLGYKIDITPPTVITGEGMKITTEGMIIRLPVNLFEEDDLELHIGVRGGK; from the coding sequence ATTGACGTGAGAATTATAAACTCTGTTTTGACTTCTGCGCAAAATACTTATGAAATGGTACTTCAACTAAAAACAAATTTTGGTAAACCACAGGCGGTAAAAGATGTTGTGCCAAAGTACAATATAGTAACGGTTATAGGTTTCACTGGAGACATTGAAGGAAATTTTATATACTCTTTTAGCGAAGCAACAGCGCTTAAAATAGTTTCAAAAATGATGGGAATGGAATATGGAACATTGGATGAACTTGCTCTTAGCGCGATAGGTGAGCTTGGGAATATGACCTCAGGAAGTATTGCCATGAATCTTGAGAAACTTGGTTACAAAATAGATATAACACCTCCGACAGTTATAACTGGCGAGGGAATGAAAATAACGACTGAAGGGATGATTATAAGACTTCCAGTGAATCTTTTTGAAGAAGACGATTTGGAACTTCACATTGGTGTTCGTGGAGGAAAATAG
- a CDS encoding YlqF/YawG family GTPase, producing MDNDKVSAWYPGHVQKAKRQIKENLKKIDTVIFVLDARAPVTTTSFEMNIFRDKEKIIILNKSDLANKNYNILWKNEISKSFPVLLMGKETSGKSIINLVKSSSKKENPHLAVVGVPNVGKSTIINKIIGRHRAKTGSQPGITRGVQWVSIDGIVVLDSPGILYSEIYSKEIAAKLLLIGSIPVENLNDEIYEIAFNIYKNVAEIDKDFYTFLEEFGKKRGLLKKGGTVDFEKAKMLFFKELSEGKMGQFTYDTDFNKFWEVVKND from the coding sequence ATGGATAACGATAAAGTGAGTGCATGGTACCCTGGACATGTTCAGAAAGCGAAAAGGCAGATAAAGGAAAATTTAAAGAAGATAGATACGGTTATTTTTGTCCTAGACGCAAGAGCACCAGTCACGACGACAAGTTTTGAGATGAATATTTTTAGGGATAAAGAAAAGATAATTATTCTTAATAAATCTGACCTTGCCAATAAGAATTACAATATTTTGTGGAAAAATGAGATATCAAAGTCTTTTCCAGTTTTGCTCATGGGTAAGGAAACGAGTGGGAAGAGCATAATAAACCTTGTAAAAAGTTCTTCGAAGAAAGAAAATCCACATTTAGCGGTAGTTGGTGTTCCTAACGTTGGAAAATCTACGATTATAAATAAAATTATAGGAAGGCACAGGGCAAAAACAGGTTCCCAGCCTGGTATTACCCGTGGAGTTCAGTGGGTTAGCATTGATGGTATCGTAGTATTGGATTCGCCTGGTATTTTGTATTCTGAGATATATTCGAAAGAAATAGCTGCGAAACTATTGCTTATTGGTTCTATACCTGTTGAGAACTTAAACGATGAGATATATGAGATAGCTTTTAACATCTACAAAAACGTGGCAGAAATTGATAAAGATTTTTACACTTTCTTGGAGGAATTTGGTAAAAAAAGAGGATTGTTAAAAAAAGGTGGAACCGTTGATTTTGAAAAAGCAAAGATGTTATTTTTCAAAGAATTATCGGAGGGCAAAATGGGACAGTTTACTTATGATACAGACTTTAACAAATTTTGGGAGGTTGTGAAAAATGATTGA